The DNA segment AGCCGTCCAGCGTCGCGCAATAGTCCTTCGATTTGCGGGTCACATATTCGAAAAGCTCGGCATTGCTGACGAGACCGTTGCCATTCGCGTCGGATTCTTCAGGTTTGTAGCCGGCTATGTAAGCGGATGTGAAAACGCCATGCCGATCTTCGACCGGCAGGCGAACATCGTCCCACGCCACCTGATAGGCAGCCGCAGCACTCCAGGCGGTCAGCCCACCGGCCGTCAATTGCGCGGGTTTATCGACAACACCGAGATCGATGCGCAGGCCCCGTGTTGCCGGCTGTTTGGTGCTTTGCGCAAACGGGCGCGGCAGATAACGGGCGCCTTGCAAGCCTGATACGGCCTCTCGCGACAAGGAACGGGAAATCGTCCCGGAATGGCAGGCATCGATCACCAGCGTCACTGCCCTGCCCTTCAGTTTCTCCAGCACGGCCTCCAGTTCGTCATCGAGGATGACATTGGTCCAGTCCTCGTCACCGGCTTTGAGATCATAGGTTGAAATGGCCTCGTCCATCCCATCCTCTTCGTCGCCACTCATATCCTTGACCTGCAGGCCATGCCCGGAAAAATACAGATAGACCCGGTCGCCCGGCGACGTTCCGGCAATCAGCCATTCGTCCATCGACGACAAAATCGCCTGACGGGTGGCCTTGTCATCGGTGAGGACCCGGATTTCCTCAGGCTTGAACTGCAGCGTGCCGGTCAACAGAGACTGGATTGCCTTCACATCGTTCTTCGGTCCATGCAGAAACATGTCTTCCGGCAGGTTTTCATAGGTGCCGATGCCGATGACCAGCGCCCGGTCCTGCGCCCACGCCCCTGCCGGTTGCGCCCCCAGCGATGCCAGGCACCAGAGCGCGGCTGTGGCAGTGTTGCGCAAAACCGTCATCACAAGTGTTCCCGTGTGTAGAGCGGCTGGATTGCCACGCTCGTATCGGTGCCGTCGAGCCGCGTGACCAGAAGCTTCAGTACAGTGGCGGCATCCACGCTCTTGCTGGCCAAAGCCGCGCCGATCGCATCGATAGGTTCATTGGTCGAGATCACGATCAGATGATCGGCGCCGAAGGGTTCGACCACCTGCAGATTGCTGAGCTTGAACCCGGCACTCGCCGTTCCCTCCGACTGCACATCCAGCAACTGTATCTGCCCGGTGTTGGCCAGATTGAACACAACCATGTTTCTATAGCCGGAGGCCGGTGCATTGAAGGCAATCTTGTCGCCGGCGGCGTAGATGTCCTTCTGCGGCGTCAGGGACACTGTGCCCGGATTCTGGCTCGCCATGATCTTCAGGAAATCGAGCAGGATGAACTTATCGACAACCGGCTGTATCGAGCGGCCATCGATATGCTCGCCGGCAACGTCGCCGTTTGGCGTGTAGACAATGCCGCTCGCGGCATCCCAGCGATAGGGCACGCCTGTGCCACCCACATTGTCCGGCACGGCATCGGAGCCCTCGACAGATAGGGCCAGCTTGCCATTCCAGCCGGATTCGCGGACGGATTTATGCATCTTCTCCGCTTCCGGTGCGATTGCCACAGTGGCGCTGCGCGTCAACGGCATGACCACCTCATCGTCGGAGCGTGGCAGTTGCGGTGTGAAATTGGGAACCTGCAGGGCCTCCGACTGGGTCTTCACAGTGGCAAAGACATAATCCTCGAGCTCCACCCGCGACAGGCGGCCGTCACCATTGCGATCTGCCGCCCCCTCGACAGCGCGGGCAAAACTCCAGCTCAAGGCACCGCGCGGCTCGCCGCTGATAATGACCTCAGGCGACGGCTGGCTCTCCAGCGATGCGGCAAGCACCGTGACAGTGCGAAATTGAGTTTCTTTCACCGCAGCACCCGACACCGCCTCCTCAGACGGCGGCGGCAGCTTCACCGTGACGGCATGGGCAAGGCGGGTCTTGCCGGAAAAGGACCGGCTCATGCCGCCGGAATGGCAGCTGTCGGAGACGAACAGGACCTGCACGCCTTTGGCTTCCGCTTCGGAAAACCAAGCATTCAGCTCGTTATCGACGATGATCTCATGGTCGGTTTCGGCGGCGCGGCTGCGGTCGAAGCCTGGCAATTGCAGGAACTCGTCGAGACCGTCGGCCTCGTCCCCGGCCACAAGTTCCGGCATCTGCGCACCGTGCCCGGCATAGGTGAAGATGATCGTGTCGCCCTTGGCCGCACGGGCAACAAACCCGCTCCAGGCCGCACGGATATCGTCCTTGCGGGCGGCGGCATCGAAAAACGCCGCGATCTGATCAACGCTTGCCCGCCGCAACGACGCTTCGACATCCTTGGCATCCTTGACGGCACCGTCCAGGCTGACCTCATAGGGGTAGGCATCGACGCCGACAACAAGAGCGAAAGTCGCTGAGGATGCGGCACCGAGCGGCACTGCAGCCAGGAGGAGAGCAAGGGCCAGGCGGCGCAGCATCATTCAATTCTCCACATCGACTTCGACGCGCCGGTTCATCTGGTTCAGCGTCTCCTCATCATAAGCGCTGGCATCATCCGCCTTGAACGGTTCGTCCTCACCTTTGCCTAAGGTTTTCCAAACGCCTGCATACCCCTCGGCAACGAGGTATCCCGCCAGCGCATCAGCGCGTGCCAGCGACAAAACACGATTGGCTTCCTGCGTGCCGACGGGGTCGGTGTGTCCGGTGAGCGTGATCGCCTTGGGCTTGACCGATTTCAGGCATTCCGACAGGTCCCTGGCGGAAGCCAGCCCTTCCGGGGTAAATTCCGCCGTGCCGAAGACATAGCGCACCGGCGTCGATTTCTTCTTCAGGGAGACGCCGCGATAGCTGATCTTGCAGGCGCCGCGCACAGTGAGTTTTACGGGGTTTGGGGAGGCAAGCCGCATCTCCGTTGCCATATGATCGAGCCTGACGATATAGGCCTGATCCGGCGCCATCCATTGCGGCGTCAGCACCTCGTTGCCGGCATCCTCCAGCGCCAGCTGATAGTAGCGGGCCGCCGCCTCATAAGTCCGCCGGTCACGGTTGATGTCCCCCAGCGCGTCGAAAACCTGCCAGGGTGCCGAATTGCTTGTGCGGATCGCCTCAAGCTCGCGTTCGAAATCTGCGAGATTTGCACCCTGCCCGACAGCGCCGACAATCCGGTTGAAGGACGCCAGCGCCGCCACGCGGTTAATCATCGCCTTGTCGTCGGCGGTACAACCGGGCTTCGGCATGCCGGCAATCTGCTTGGCCAATGCCTCGTTGCCCGCATTGGTGGCCTTGGCAATCTGCGCCAGGGCATCGCAGGCGGCCGTTGCCGTCCCGGCACAGAAAAATATCAGCAGCGATGCCCCGGCAAGAACCCTCAATCGCATCATGCGCCTTTCCATTTCATTTCCAGTCAAACCGCCATGTCCAGCCTGACCGAACAGGCCAACCGGCACTGCGCGGCCGACGCCCGCCTATTTTATGATCTCGAAGGTCACCACTTGCAGGCCGCTGGCGCCCTTGTCGTCCTCGGCTTTCTTGGCAAGGTTGATCGCCAGTCCGCGCGTCGGCGGTAGATGCGACTGCGCCACCAGCTGGCGCGCCCGCTCCACGGTCAGCTTTTGATCGCCCAGCCCACCCTCGCGGCAGTAGGCGATCATGGTTTCGGCCGGTGCCGGCGTGTCGAAGGTCAGATCGCCGGTTCCGGGCTGCGGGATCAGGCGTTTCTCGCCCGGTTGCAGCGTGGTATTGCCGATCATCGCATCGGGAATGACTTCCACGTTGCCGGTCTCTTCCACATACAGGATCTGCAATTCGCAGGCCCTGTTGGCACTCAGCTCGAAGGACAGCTGGTCGCCGACCTTCGCGGTGGTCGTGGCCACATGCAGCGCCAGTTCAAGCTTGCCGCGATCGGCAGGCTGCTCCTGGCGATAGGCGGGCGTCGCGGCCGCGATTGTCTGCGGCTTGACATAATCCTGCTGCGCCGTTTGACCGGCCACGTCCTCACCTCCACCGGCCGTGGCCACGTGGACGGTTGCCGTGTCGAGCGGCTTCAGCTGCATCAGGGGATGCAGAAGCAGCGGAAATTGCTGCTCGACCTCGGCGCGGGGGACCGTCGCGCCCGCCTCAAGCGTCGTCACCCAGTCGATGCCAAGCCGCAGCGTATCGACATCCTCCACCCGCTTGATCGCCGAGGACAACTCTGTCGGCGTCATGTCGAACTCAGCCGCGAGCGCATCGAAATCGAGTTCATCCTCATATTTGTCGCCAAAATAGGTGACGAGTTCGGCATTGCCGGGCGCCTGCATGCTCTGAGCGCTGCCATCTGGCGTCGGCTCGGTCACACCGAGCTTGACCAGCGCCTCGACGAAACGCTGCCGGTCCTTGTTATAGGCGGCATCAAGCTCTTCCTGCGGCACGTACATATCCAAGAGAATGGCCTGCTGATCCCGGGTGAACAGCGTCGATGTCTGGATATGCTCGCGCAGCTGGTCGCGTTTCGACAGGATGCCGTTGGCATGGCAATCGAAACAGGAGCGGGCATTGATGATCTCGACCCCCTTGCCGATCGGCCGCTTGCGGAAGGACACGATCGAGGTTGGCCCGATATCCAGCTGCTTTCCCGCCGCTGTCGACAGGTAATAGCCCTGCAGCCCGTTCGGCAGCGAGAAGATCATCTCGCCGCCATCGTGCTCAAACGGCGTCAGACCGCCATCGAACGGTTCCAGTTCCTTCGGCCCTTGCGGAAAACGCTTCAGCACCTGGCGGCCGACATCGCCGCCGAAATCATAGGACTTCCAGTAGTAGCCGCCGAACGGCATATCGTGGCGTTCCAGCATGCGGTTATGATCTGAAACCCCTGACGATCCATCGGCAAAACCCGCGCGCAGCACCTGGCGGCGGCGGATATTGTCATCGACATTGATCTGGAACCGCTGTTCGAGTTCGCGGATATGGGTCGGCAGCTTCATCAGCCGGTTGTAGATCTTTGGTTTGGCGGCATTGGCCATGAACCAGTCGATGCGCATGATCGGCAGGACGGTGCCGGTTTCCTTGGTGAGCGCCAGAAGCGAGGCATCGCTGGCGGGATCGACACCGTAGAAATATTGCGAAATCAGGAAATTATAGTCGTCGGCCGACCATTGCAGGTCGCGCAGGTCAACCCTCACCATCAGGCCGTTGGTGCCCTCGACCTCCTGCGGCAACACAAGCTTCGGGCCGTAGGACAGCGAATTCAACAGTTTCTTGAAGCCGCCGGCCAGAACGTCCATGCGCTTCATGAAGGTCTTGTCGTCCTCGCAGCTCATCATGCCATTATACTGGTTGCGATAGGAGAAGTAGCGCATATATTGCCGGTCGAGATCGTTGACCTTGGAAATATCCTTCAGCCCGGCCTCGACGAAATCCCGATAGGCCAGCATCGGCCGCGTGCGCGCCGGTCTGCTCGCCGCAGTCTGCGGCAGATCCGATTGCTTCAGCGAATTGATCCAGTCCTCCAGGCTTTTTACCTCCTCCGCGCTCGGGCGCTTGCCAAGCGGCATGCGGCCGCTGGTCACCGAAGTGAACAGACGGGATTTGGCGGCATCGCCGGGAACCACGAAAGCGGCGTCGGCTGCGATCGTGCTGAGGTCACCGGCCGGATAGGATCCTTGCGAGCTTTCGCCGG comes from the Pararhizobium qamdonense genome and includes:
- a CDS encoding OmpA family protein, coding for MMRLRVLAGASLLIFFCAGTATAACDALAQIAKATNAGNEALAKQIAGMPKPGCTADDKAMINRVAALASFNRIVGAVGQGANLADFERELEAIRTSNSAPWQVFDALGDINRDRRTYEAAARYYQLALEDAGNEVLTPQWMAPDQAYIVRLDHMATEMRLASPNPVKLTVRGACKISYRGVSLKKKSTPVRYVFGTAEFTPEGLASARDLSECLKSVKPKAITLTGHTDPVGTQEANRVLSLARADALAGYLVAEGYAGVWKTLGKGEDEPFKADDASAYDEETLNQMNRRVEVDVEN
- a CDS encoding c-type cytochrome, whose protein sequence is MRMFDQVSGTLIRRLGLPRTMAAMAALVLALTQCPGAASARDAFADDAYATYKADTGNGKYLFNASGCGACHGSARSSDVLSGGLEMDTAIGKFYAPNISPHANGIAGWTNAQFLNAVMQGIDREGNNLYPVMPYTAYGGMKPEDVLDIKAYIDTLIASDAVSKEHEIAFPYSRQTTITLWKRSHFNVADYQPREETQMERGRYLVENVGGCGECHTPRTTTYGLDMENAYTGEKGLTGAVAPDISKARMAGLATPDVFTTGLIDDGKKLSGAPLTDPVMREIAHGLSVLNEKDRTAIYAFLSDREVKPPQPVAQSATAVCTESTPASALGGGNAGLATQADAFIGKYCRNCHGPGESSQGSYPAGDLSTIAADAAFVVPGDAAKSRLFTSVTSGRMPLGKRPSAEEVKSLEDWINSLKQSDLPQTAASRPARTRPMLAYRDFVEAGLKDISKVNDLDRQYMRYFSYRNQYNGMMSCEDDKTFMKRMDVLAGGFKKLLNSLSYGPKLVLPQEVEGTNGLMVRVDLRDLQWSADDYNFLISQYFYGVDPASDASLLALTKETGTVLPIMRIDWFMANAAKPKIYNRLMKLPTHIRELEQRFQINVDDNIRRRQVLRAGFADGSSGVSDHNRMLERHDMPFGGYYWKSYDFGGDVGRQVLKRFPQGPKELEPFDGGLTPFEHDGGEMIFSLPNGLQGYYLSTAAGKQLDIGPTSIVSFRKRPIGKGVEIINARSCFDCHANGILSKRDQLREHIQTSTLFTRDQQAILLDMYVPQEELDAAYNKDRQRFVEALVKLGVTEPTPDGSAQSMQAPGNAELVTYFGDKYEDELDFDALAAEFDMTPTELSSAIKRVEDVDTLRLGIDWVTTLEAGATVPRAEVEQQFPLLLHPLMQLKPLDTATVHVATAGGGEDVAGQTAQQDYVKPQTIAAATPAYRQEQPADRGKLELALHVATTTAKVGDQLSFELSANRACELQILYVEETGNVEVIPDAMIGNTTLQPGEKRLIPQPGTGDLTFDTPAPAETMIAYCREGGLGDQKLTVERARQLVAQSHLPPTRGLAINLAKKAEDDKGASGLQVVTFEIIK
- a CDS encoding caspase family protein, whose product is MMLRRLALALLLAAVPLGAASSATFALVVGVDAYPYEVSLDGAVKDAKDVEASLRRASVDQIAAFFDAAARKDDIRAAWSGFVARAAKGDTIIFTYAGHGAQMPELVAGDEADGLDEFLQLPGFDRSRAAETDHEIIVDNELNAWFSEAEAKGVQVLFVSDSCHSGGMSRSFSGKTRLAHAVTVKLPPPSEEAVSGAAVKETQFRTVTVLAASLESQPSPEVIISGEPRGALSWSFARAVEGAADRNGDGRLSRVELEDYVFATVKTQSEALQVPNFTPQLPRSDDEVVMPLTRSATVAIAPEAEKMHKSVRESGWNGKLALSVEGSDAVPDNVGGTGVPYRWDAASGIVYTPNGDVAGEHIDGRSIQPVVDKFILLDFLKIMASQNPGTVSLTPQKDIYAAGDKIAFNAPASGYRNMVVFNLANTGQIQLLDVQSEGTASAGFKLSNLQVVEPFGADHLIVISTNEPIDAIGAALASKSVDAATVLKLLVTRLDGTDTSVAIQPLYTREHL
- a CDS encoding caspase family protein, which translates into the protein MTVLRNTATAALWCLASLGAQPAGAWAQDRALVIGIGTYENLPEDMFLHGPKNDVKAIQSLLTGTLQFKPEEIRVLTDDKATRQAILSSMDEWLIAGTSPGDRVYLYFSGHGLQVKDMSGDEEDGMDEAISTYDLKAGDEDWTNVILDDELEAVLEKLKGRAVTLVIDACHSGTISRSLSREAVSGLQGARYLPRPFAQSTKQPATRGLRIDLGVVDKPAQLTAGGLTAWSAAAAYQVAWDDVRLPVEDRHGVFTSAYIAGYKPEESDANGNGLVSNAELFEYVTRKSKDYCATLDGCDNLDPQLESVPDMLGTSIAKPEPDTAEQAIAQQPAAKPEPAYQEVVVEAAVAPAYVDANPVEAIGDIVGKADTGDVTVLLDKGPALNKGQAFEISVTSRNAGHLILLDVNGEGTATQIFPNDLAQKITPLSAGSTLTIPDGYYGFDFEAEGSGENMLVAIVVSDAVDLQDVAPSSQGLNGELDARQSLSEIVARLQKTWTGDAENRGVRWSLGTLKYTVE